The DNA region tctttaaattctgATTTTTTTAGCAGACCCCCTTCGATTTCATTTTTGAGTAATTATAGTTAGTTGCTGCTAAACTCGAACCTTTTTCAGCTGTATTTGGAGTGGTATAATTAGTTTCTTAAAACTTACTTTGATAATTTTCAGAACAATTCTAAGAATTACCGCTAGTTTATTGTTTAATTACATTTACTTTTATGGTTTTCAGCCTGCATTGATCACAGAGGTACGCCGGAACACCCAGCAAGAACCTGCACTTTGGAAGAACATGAAGGAGCAGTCTGCGTAATGAGTTTTCCTCTTAAAACGTTTGTTAATTTCCTTTGAAATGATATTTCTTCCAATGCTATGAGCCACACAAAGTAAAATGTCGAAATCCTTTTAGATAGTGATACTGATTAAGTGAAACGTGTCTGGTTTTTGGTGTCTTGTTTGTTCGTCAACTGAAAGAAAATCTGAGGTGCTAAATGCACTGGGATCACAGCTCAAAATCTTTCTATGACATGGTTTCTTTCATCTTTGGGATAGATGAACAGGGATTGTTGGTCCTGGAGGTAATCAAGAATTAGGTGATTGGGTTTCTGTGCCTAAATTTGATGTATCCTTTAAGAAAAAGGCCAAAATTTGCCTACAAATTGGACCCCTGCTTTTTCCATTTCTCGTATACTTTTCTTATTTTGAATCTgaacattttctattttgtaCGAGTTTTCAGTTATTAGATGATTGATTATGtcactaattttttttcaaactttAAGAAAAGGTCAATTTATTCCAGCAATTTGGACAACTATTTTCCCATTTATTGTATGCTTCTCTTATTTATGGATGTGGCCCTTGTCTAgtttttattgtaacgaccatgggctatcccgatcttgagctccatcgggggccttgtcccatcttgggttcccACTAGGGTCTTTTCTCTCACGGGCTTttgtcccatcttgggttcTCACTGAGGTCTTTTCTCTCACGGGCTTTCCCATAcatcattactcataggactctccacaccaggttggtggagtgataTCTCCCCAAGTCTAGAACtcatgacctcctggcataagtacatagttcaaagagacttggtaccagttgagctagtttGAAAGGTTATCTTTGATATGTCAATTCTTATTTCAGTGGGGAGCCGCTTACTGCGTGCGAGGAGGGCCAGAAAAAGAGGAGGAAGCAATGGCGGTATGATAAATTTAATTGTTCATTTGGTTCGAGTACAAATTTGCCCGTTGGGATTTGACTTTTCCCATATATGCTGACTTCATAATTTGTATCTTAATGTTGCTTTctgaattaattattttgtttatcaaTGTTTTGTTAGTATCTGGAACGAAGAGAATGCGAGTATGACAGAAAAACTTTGGTAGACTTTTTCAAAGTGAGTTGTACTTTTTTCAGTCTTTTCTTGTTCATTGTCCTTGCACTATACCATATCGAATTTTTTGCATGTTTCATTAGCTTAGCTATTTTGAAAGCATGTCAATTTTCATGGTTgctgattttgtatttttgtgtTTTCTTAATGCAGGATGAAGATTCGGAAATGCCCCTTATTAACGGGGTAATAGTGTAAGTGATTTATATACCTCAAACATTCAACCAAAAAATGTTGTGCTCTATCTGGTTTTAATTTCAGTGTTTTCTGgtaaaaagttaaattttgaTTAACGATTATGTTACTTGGTGTGAGCACgaggaaaaatttgaaaatggaAATGAGGGTGTGATGTTTGTTTATTCGAAAAGAGCACCGACTGGAAACAAAAACGATCATACGCTTGATGTTTCATTGGTTCAACAATGGTAGCTTTCCATTTATCGTTGCAGTTTCACATCCACGCCGGAATTATCGAACAAGTATTATCTCGGGCCTGCCCCCTTGGAAGACATGGCTAAGCAAATAGCTACTGCCTTTGGCCCATGCGGGAACAACCGAGACTACCTTTTCAAATTAGAGAAGGCCTTGTTTGATATCGGTAAATGCCCTGGAATCGACTTTTAATATAGGAAGATAGATAATCTTTAGAAATTATCTGGACCATATGAAGTCATTTTTCCAAGTTCTAAATCAAACAGTGCATCTATATAGGTCATGAAGATGACAGCATTATCGAGCTCGCAAACGAGGTGAGAAAGGTCCTTGGAATTGCAAGAATCGTACCCAAGGAAATCAAGGTGTTTGGACCATCCCTCGTTCAACATACAGCTACTTCAGCGCCTCGGAAAATCGCAACCGTTGCCTGAAGTTAAGGAAATCAAGGTGTTTGGACCATCCCTCGTTCCACATACAGCTACTTTATCGCCTCGGAAAATCGCAACCGTTGCCTGAAGTTACAGCCGTTGATGGCTAACAGATGTTACAAATTTTCCTCTAAAAAAGTTGCTCAAGTTTTTTAGCATTCCTCGTTGAGTTGTAGTTATTACACGTTCACGGATGAGCCGAGGAATCGGCTTGCTGACAATGGTAACGCGGGATCGAGTATCCACTTTCGttttaataaaagaaaaagatCATTATTGCgctaagagtaggtctcttgtgagacggtctcacgaatctttatttgtgagacggtccaaccttaccaatattcacaataaaaagtaatattcttagcataaaaaataatatttgttcGTGGATGACTTAAATAAGaaatctgtctcataaaatatgactcgtgagatcgtttcacacaagtttttgtcttgcGTTAACTCctcatttgtttttatttttattttttatgtttcttATGATGCATTGTCACACTATTGGAGAATAGGATGCAAACAAATGTGGATTTGTTTTACATACAtgaaaacaaataatttttgaaaatttgatggTTGTCTAGTCTCATTAATCATTAGAATCTATAATATTGCAGATAGGGCTGAGTTTTTGGCAAATGCATTTTTGTTGTAGTACCATTAATAGCTAGTCATTATTGTATCATCTAATCAAATTGCTCTATCCAAACGCAGATTGATCAAAGTTTACTCTAAACCTCTTTACTTTAATAGTAATCAAGGAGAACGAAGAGAGAACCTCTCGAACCTTTTCGAAGCCTGATCTTATCATCAATGTATGCTATTTGCAGCTTCACTTCACTCTCACCACCATATTTGAATTCCCATCCTCCAACTTTGAGTTCTGGAAGCTAGAATACGAGTCGAACACATTCTCCATCCAGAGCTGTCAATTTTCCTGTTTATCAGCCAAACGATTCAGATAGTCTCATGGAGTTCAACAAAGGTGCAGACTATGAACCACTCCAGCAGGTTCAAATACTAGTTATTTCTATATACATATAGACAATAAACATGAGTCGAGCTCTGATACATGTGAAACTACTTGAAATCAAATTCGAATCATGATTCCGAGGCTCAATCTTTTAGGCTTGGAATTGCATAGCAAGCTCCAACTCTTACAAAAGTTGAGCTCTATCCAAAATAGTTCTTTTAGAGCATGGAATTCAGCTTCAGCTTGAATAAATATGAGCATCAACTCATATGGTCTCATTCAATGAAGTCATAGCTATAACCTGATTGTTATCATACGATTAGATGATACAATAATGACATGCACAAGGGAAAAATTACGGTTCAAAGAAACCTCTCCATCGAACAATCCCAGTAAAGAAAAAGTTACTCTGTTTTTTACAGTATCCATGGATTCAATGACCTGAATCATTTCCTTGGTTTTGAATATCAGACTTCCGTATGCATTTCGATATCCATCACCTGGTGATGTAGGATTTGAG from Primulina tabacum isolate GXHZ01 chromosome 14, ASM2559414v2, whole genome shotgun sequence includes:
- the LOC142524498 gene encoding gamma-glutamylcyclotransferase 2-1-like isoform X2; this encodes MVFWIFGYGSLVWNPGFEYDEKVIGFIRDYRRVFDLACIDHRGTPEHPARTCTLEEHEGAVCWGAAYCVRGGPEKEEEAMAYLERRECEYDRKTLVDFFKDEDSEMPLINGVIVFTSTPELSNKYYLGPAPLEDMAKQIATAFGPCGNNRDYLFKLEKALFDIGHEDDSIIELANEVRKVLGIARIVPKEIKVFGPSLVQHTATSAPRKIATVA
- the LOC142524498 gene encoding gamma-glutamylcyclotransferase 2-1-like isoform X1, yielding MVFWIFGYGSLVWNPGFEYDEKVIGFIRDYRRVFDLACIDHRGTPEHPARTCTLEEHEGAVCWGAAYCVRGGPEKEEEAMAYLERRECEYDRKTLVDFFKDEDSEMPLINGVIVFTSTPELSNKYYLGPAPLEDMAKQIATAFGPCGNNRDYLFKLEKALFDIGHEDDSIIELANEVRKVLGIARIVPKEIKVFGPSLVPHTATLSPRKIATVA